The DNA window TCTAAGATATATATTTATAAAGTAGTATATAAATATTTTTTTTAATGAAAAAAGACAAATACACTTTATTTGAAATTTCTTTAATTATATTTTTTCTTACAATTATTGATTTAATTACTAAATTTATATTTACAGATAAGAGTTTTTTTGAAGGTTTTTTAATTTCTTTGAATTATACTAAAAATTATGGGTCTTCATTTGGAATATTCTCTAATGTACTTTATTATAACTTATTTGTCATAGTTTTGAGTGTAATTGTTCTTTTTGTGATTTTATACTTATATAAATATT is part of the Candidatus Woesearchaeota archaeon genome and encodes:
- a CDS encoding signal peptidase II, whose amino-acid sequence is MKKDKYTLFEISLIIFFLTIIDLITKFIFTDKSFFEGFLISLNYTKNYGSSFGIFSNVLYYNLFVIVLSVIVLFVILYLYKYFINNKNLKLIFVFFVAGILGNTFDRIFYGYVRDFISLKYLFIFNIADLYFTLAFIFYLIYEYVNKGKTSD